A genomic window from Streptomyces sp. HUAS YS2 includes:
- the treY gene encoding malto-oligosyltrehalose synthase: protein MTPAPTATYRLQLQPDFPFAAAERAVPYLARLGVSHLHLSPVLEAVPGSTHGYDVTDHRSIRDELGGEEGLRALSATARAHGLGLVVDLVPNHMAASPRHNHALREVLRGGPESPYARWFDIDWAAGDGRILLPVLPGRVGGVLDGMRVADGALHVAGQEFPLREGTAGLPLPELLDAQWYRLGWWRLARTELNYRRFFTISDLIGVRVEDPEVFDATHDTIVRLVRDGVIEGLRIDHPDGLADPDGYLERLRDATGGCWTVVEKILTGPEHLPAGWPVAGTTGYDALRYVDGVFVDGAGADELRDLYREFAGRAADRGGSWDATARRAAYKVVTHELAAETAALTRTAARICAADPALRDHAPWALRTAVRELLVRVPVYRTYRTGGEEVLTEEAARGAKAAFAVEEEAAAVDLVRDLALGRLGDGPEQCAFRARFAQTSSALRAKSVEDTAFYRYTPLLSANEVGGDPGRPAVGPEEFHAYCERLARDWPSTGTVLTTHDTKRSADVRAGIAVLSQCPERWAELLDEVAGVPAPDPHLAWTAWQTAFGFGVPDPERLGPALLKSVREAGLHTSWTEPDPAYEKAVTEFVAAGPGRIPLRTASPAAFALEPHIRAQSLGAALVHLTMPGVPELYQGTEREYRALVDPDNRAPFKVAEDDEKTTLTRAALALRTRRPELFGPGGGYAPLTAEGPAAGHCLAFVRGDGSLTVVTRLSLRLAESGGWRDTVLPLPAGRWVELGHGGREFTGGPLRLAELLSNRPVALMERR, encoded by the coding sequence ATGACGCCTGCGCCCACCGCCACCTACCGGCTCCAGCTCCAGCCCGACTTCCCGTTCGCGGCCGCCGAGCGGGCCGTGCCGTACCTGGCCCGGCTCGGGGTCTCGCACCTGCACCTGTCGCCCGTCCTCGAGGCCGTGCCCGGGTCCACGCACGGCTACGACGTCACCGACCACCGCTCGATCCGGGACGAGCTGGGCGGCGAGGAGGGGCTGCGGGCGCTGTCCGCGACCGCCCGGGCGCACGGCCTGGGCCTGGTCGTGGACCTGGTGCCCAACCACATGGCGGCCTCCCCCCGGCACAACCACGCGCTGCGGGAGGTGCTGCGGGGCGGCCCGGAGTCGCCGTACGCGCGCTGGTTCGACATCGACTGGGCGGCCGGCGACGGACGGATCCTGCTGCCGGTGCTGCCCGGCCGGGTCGGCGGCGTCCTGGACGGGATGCGCGTCGCAGACGGGGCGCTGCACGTGGCCGGGCAGGAGTTCCCGCTGCGGGAGGGTACGGCGGGGCTGCCGCTGCCAGAGCTGCTGGACGCGCAGTGGTACCGGCTCGGCTGGTGGCGGCTGGCCCGCACCGAGCTGAACTATCGGCGGTTCTTCACGATCTCGGACCTGATCGGGGTGCGGGTGGAGGACCCGGAGGTGTTCGACGCCACCCACGACACGATCGTGCGGCTGGTGCGGGACGGGGTGATCGAGGGGCTGCGGATCGACCACCCGGACGGGCTCGCCGACCCGGACGGTTACCTGGAACGGCTGCGGGACGCGACCGGCGGCTGCTGGACGGTCGTCGAGAAGATCCTCACCGGTCCCGAGCACCTGCCGGCCGGCTGGCCGGTCGCCGGCACCACCGGGTACGACGCGCTGCGGTACGTCGACGGGGTCTTCGTCGACGGCGCCGGGGCCGACGAACTGCGCGACCTCTACCGGGAGTTCGCGGGGCGCGCCGCGGACCGGGGCGGCAGCTGGGACGCGACGGCGCGGCGCGCCGCGTACAAGGTGGTCACCCACGAACTGGCCGCGGAGACCGCGGCGCTGACCCGGACCGCGGCCCGGATCTGCGCCGCCGACCCCGCCCTGCGGGACCACGCGCCGTGGGCGCTGCGGACCGCGGTGCGCGAACTGCTCGTCCGGGTACCGGTGTACCGCACGTACCGGACCGGCGGCGAGGAGGTGCTGACCGAGGAGGCGGCCCGGGGCGCGAAGGCGGCGTTCGCGGTGGAGGAGGAGGCCGCGGCGGTGGACCTCGTACGGGACCTGGCGCTCGGGCGGCTCGGGGACGGGCCCGAACAGTGCGCGTTCCGGGCCCGGTTCGCGCAGACGTCGTCGGCGCTGCGGGCGAAGTCCGTGGAGGACACGGCGTTCTACCGGTACACGCCGCTGCTGTCGGCGAACGAGGTCGGCGGGGATCCCGGGCGGCCGGCGGTCGGCCCGGAGGAGTTCCACGCGTACTGCGAACGGCTGGCCCGCGACTGGCCGTCCACCGGGACGGTGCTGACCACGCACGACACGAAGCGCAGCGCGGACGTACGGGCCGGTATCGCGGTGCTCTCGCAGTGCCCCGAGCGCTGGGCGGAGCTCCTGGACGAGGTCGCGGGGGTGCCCGCGCCGGACCCGCACCTCGCGTGGACGGCCTGGCAGACCGCGTTCGGCTTCGGCGTGCCGGACCCTGAGCGGCTGGGGCCCGCGCTGCTGAAGTCCGTACGGGAAGCGGGCCTGCACACCAGTTGGACGGAGCCGGACCCGGCGTACGAGAAGGCGGTGACCGAGTTCGTGGCGGCGGGCCCGGGCCGGATCCCGCTGCGGACGGCATCCCCGGCGGCCTTCGCCCTGGAGCCGCACATCCGCGCGCAGTCACTGGGCGCGGCGCTGGTCCACCTGACGATGCCCGGGGTCCCGGAGCTGTACCAGGGAACGGAGCGCGAGTACCGCGCCCTGGTCGACCCGGACAACCGGGCGCCGTTCAAGGTCGCGGAGGACGACGAGAAGACGACACTGACCCGGGCCGCCCTGGCGCTGCGTACCCGCCGCCCGGAGCTGTTCGGACCGGGCGGCGGGTACGCGCCGCTGACCGCAGAGGGCCCGGCGGCCGGCCATTGTCTTGCCTTCGTCCGCGGGGACGGATCGCTCACCGTGGTCACCCGGCTCTCGCTGCGCCTCGCGGAATCGGGCGGCTGGCGGGACACCGTCCTGCCGCTGCCGGCCGGGCGCTGGGTCGAACTCGGACACGGAGGACGGGAGTTCACCGGCGGTCCACTGCGCCTCGCAGAGCTTCTCTCGAACCGCCCGGTGGCCCTGATGGAACGCCGTTAG
- a CDS encoding S8 family peptidase yields MRRFGRRLAAAAAGITVLGTVMSSTAASASDPNRAPSSPTSLNLPASVGDSLLKAAAGTRANLSLTLVTGDKVQIGITKDRKPVVREIVPATRPGNESVLFHTVTRGDKVYVVPQDALSLLRADLLDWELFNLAKLADWTTAGRTGEVPVIATYTGKASARTATPPTGTTAKSVLPGINARAMSVKGDGRWWREVREKTTGKSAAASRASGPLAGVGKVWLDELTKLQLDQSVPQIGAPAAWARGYDGANVKVAVLDSGVDATHPDLAGRIAEAVDFTNSPKGAVDEHGHGTHVASTIAGTGQASDGLRRGVAPGAKLAVGRVCGADGSCAGSSVIAGMEWAAKSGADVVNMSLGGAPSDGRDPLSTAVNALSRTYGTLFVIAAGNAGPDSETVGAPGAADEALTVAAVDKSDQMARFSSRGPRVGDGAVKPDISAPGVAIVAARAKGTGMGKPVDDYYTSASGTSMATPHMAGAAAIIAQQRPDFTGRQIKSLLMATSKDLGHDLFAQGAGRVDVARAIDPKIIPDGNLSFGRAEYPHAPVSRTVTYTNVTDEPITLALSASASSAGKPAPAGLFALGADQVTVPAKGSADVTVTMDGRAVDSSGQYGAYSGVLTAKDGAGTLFGSTRISTYVEPIRHDLNIRIVPPAGATDVSYGSALIVPVDEDKLKLYEKPLTVPGGETIRARVFAGTVTAAIGVTWRDAAGEKHMAAPLVPEVKVAGATTVELDLRKVKPIRVNTPEPTETYAALFKTQRVSVDGAWGITASLSAEYGPGDPHWWALPTTGEVSLGTLDFFSRHVLVPPSVTMTVTGNGDAFGLDARYATPDTTINGGNQRWTKDGKPVSTLVRSAIPRLPVNGTKRVVHAGTGSAEELAGVDAKGALVLLKPTDICTTTCDFTALRKRVAAAAAAGAVGVLVTGETDRVALLKYESFRQYKCENGPDSCPPVDPYAALPIVTVPPAQADTLIRRIDGAKADVRIALGGSREVSEAYALAFDSPGRVPGNLPYRVDSRDLDRVDHRFHSDRPGAIPHFSWNRMTKSGPVTEESMLPKPDSQRQFTTWVGPRNAEAIDRFEMSVRDYLAPSVAGPSGPSETQDRLLGAKNTIDWNEGPSLPGAAPPVRTASGFTADTGLPCAGCREGDRFWPTLYLTSGGGGRQAMMGMLNDTGIAHLIYGVQACEPPACRVGLFDDTGREIEQKLHPVEFAFQLGEPGDASDLTSRSER; encoded by the coding sequence ATGAGGCGTTTCGGGCGACGGCTGGCCGCGGCGGCCGCCGGCATCACTGTCCTCGGGACGGTCATGTCGAGCACCGCGGCGAGTGCCTCCGACCCCAACCGGGCTCCGTCTTCTCCCACTTCCCTCAACCTGCCGGCTTCGGTCGGCGACAGCCTCCTCAAGGCCGCCGCCGGAACGCGAGCGAACCTGTCACTGACGTTGGTGACCGGCGACAAGGTGCAGATCGGCATCACGAAGGACCGGAAGCCGGTCGTCCGTGAGATCGTGCCCGCGACGCGGCCCGGCAACGAGTCGGTCCTCTTCCACACCGTCACCCGGGGCGACAAGGTCTACGTCGTCCCGCAGGACGCGTTGTCGCTGCTCCGCGCCGACCTGCTGGACTGGGAGCTCTTCAACCTGGCCAAGCTGGCCGACTGGACGACCGCGGGCAGGACCGGCGAGGTCCCGGTGATCGCCACGTACACCGGCAAAGCCAGTGCCCGGACGGCAACGCCCCCGACGGGTACGACCGCCAAGTCCGTCCTGCCGGGCATCAACGCCCGCGCGATGAGCGTCAAGGGCGACGGCCGGTGGTGGCGAGAGGTGCGGGAGAAGACCACCGGCAAGTCCGCCGCCGCCTCCAGGGCCTCCGGCCCGCTGGCCGGGGTGGGGAAGGTGTGGCTGGACGAGCTGACGAAGCTGCAGCTCGACCAGTCCGTACCGCAGATCGGCGCGCCCGCCGCCTGGGCCCGCGGCTACGACGGCGCGAACGTGAAGGTCGCGGTGCTGGACAGTGGCGTCGACGCCACCCACCCCGATCTCGCCGGCCGGATCGCCGAGGCGGTCGATTTCACCAACAGCCCGAAGGGTGCGGTGGACGAACACGGACACGGTACCCATGTGGCGTCCACGATCGCCGGTACCGGACAGGCTTCCGACGGGCTGCGTCGCGGTGTGGCGCCCGGTGCGAAGCTCGCCGTCGGCAGGGTCTGCGGTGCGGACGGCTCGTGCGCCGGCTCCTCGGTCATCGCCGGCATGGAGTGGGCCGCCAAGTCCGGTGCCGACGTGGTCAACATGAGCCTCGGCGGCGCGCCCTCCGACGGAAGGGACCCGCTGAGCACAGCGGTCAACGCGCTCAGCCGCACCTACGGCACCTTGTTCGTCATCGCCGCGGGCAACGCCGGCCCGGACTCCGAGACGGTCGGGGCGCCGGGTGCCGCCGACGAGGCGCTGACCGTCGCGGCCGTGGACAAGAGCGACCAGATGGCCCGCTTCTCCAGCCGCGGACCCCGCGTCGGGGACGGCGCGGTCAAGCCGGACATCTCGGCCCCGGGCGTCGCCATCGTCGCGGCGCGCGCGAAGGGCACCGGGATGGGCAAGCCCGTGGACGACTACTACACGTCCGCCAGCGGCACCTCCATGGCTACGCCCCATATGGCCGGCGCCGCGGCGATCATCGCCCAGCAGCGTCCGGACTTCACCGGGCGGCAGATCAAGTCGCTGCTGATGGCGACGTCCAAGGACCTCGGGCACGACCTGTTCGCGCAGGGCGCCGGCCGGGTGGACGTGGCCCGGGCGATCGACCCGAAGATCATCCCCGACGGAAACCTGAGCTTCGGCCGAGCCGAGTATCCGCACGCGCCGGTTTCCAGGACGGTCACCTACACCAACGTGACCGACGAGCCGATCACGCTCGCGCTGTCCGCCTCGGCCTCCTCCGCGGGCAAGCCCGCACCGGCCGGGCTCTTCGCCCTCGGCGCCGACCAGGTCACCGTGCCCGCCAAGGGCTCGGCCGACGTGACGGTGACCATGGACGGCAGGGCGGTGGACAGTTCCGGGCAGTACGGCGCGTACTCCGGCGTCCTGACCGCCAAGGACGGCGCGGGGACACTGTTCGGATCGACGCGGATCTCGACCTATGTGGAGCCGATCCGCCACGACCTGAACATCAGGATCGTTCCTCCGGCGGGCGCCACCGATGTCTCGTACGGCAGCGCGCTGATCGTCCCGGTCGACGAGGACAAGCTGAAGCTGTACGAGAAGCCGCTGACGGTCCCGGGCGGCGAGACGATCCGGGCACGGGTCTTCGCCGGCACGGTCACGGCGGCCATCGGGGTGACGTGGCGTGACGCGGCGGGCGAGAAGCACATGGCCGCGCCGCTGGTGCCCGAGGTGAAGGTCGCCGGGGCGACCACGGTGGAGCTGGACCTGCGGAAGGTCAAGCCCATCAGGGTGAACACCCCGGAGCCCACCGAGACGTACGCGGCACTCTTCAAGACCCAGCGGGTCTCCGTGGACGGAGCCTGGGGGATCACGGCCTCGTTGAGCGCCGAGTACGGTCCCGGTGACCCGCACTGGTGGGCGCTGCCGACCACCGGCGAGGTCAGCCTCGGGACGCTCGACTTCTTCAGTCGGCACGTTCTCGTTCCGCCGTCGGTGACGATGACGGTCACGGGGAACGGCGACGCGTTCGGCCTGGACGCCCGCTACGCGACACCGGACACCACCATCAACGGCGGAAACCAGCGGTGGACCAAGGACGGCAAGCCCGTGTCCACGCTCGTGCGGTCGGCGATCCCCCGGCTGCCCGTCAACGGGACGAAGCGCGTCGTCCACGCGGGCACCGGCTCGGCCGAGGAACTCGCCGGGGTCGACGCCAAGGGTGCGCTGGTGCTGCTGAAGCCGACCGACATCTGCACGACGACCTGCGACTTCACGGCGCTGCGCAAGCGCGTGGCGGCGGCCGCCGCTGCGGGCGCGGTCGGGGTGCTCGTGACCGGCGAGACCGACCGGGTCGCCCTGCTGAAGTACGAGTCGTTCCGGCAGTACAAGTGCGAGAACGGCCCTGACAGCTGTCCGCCGGTCGACCCGTACGCGGCGCTGCCGATCGTGACCGTGCCTCCGGCCCAGGCCGACACCCTGATCCGGCGGATCGACGGAGCGAAGGCCGACGTCCGGATCGCGCTCGGCGGCAGCCGTGAGGTGTCCGAGGCCTACGCTCTGGCGTTCGACTCCCCCGGACGGGTTCCCGGCAACCTGCCGTACCGGGTCGACTCCCGGGATCTCGACCGCGTCGATCACCGCTTCCACTCCGACCGGCCCGGCGCGATTCCCCACTTCAGCTGGAACCGGATGACGAAGTCCGGCCCGGTGACGGAGGAGAGCATGCTGCCCAAGCCGGACAGCCAGCGGCAGTTCACGACCTGGGTGGGGCCGCGGAACGCCGAGGCGATCGACCGCTTCGAGATGTCCGTCAGGGACTATCTCGCGCCGTCCGTGGCAGGTCCTTCGGGCCCGAGCGAGACGCAGGACCGGTTGCTCGGGGCGAAGAACACGATCGACTGGAACGAGGGACCGTCCCTTCCCGGCGCGGCACCCCCGGTCCGCACCGCGTCGGGCTTCACCGCCGACACCGGCCTGCCGTGCGCCGGCTGCCGGGAGGGCGACCGCTTCTGGCCCACCCTGTACCTGACCAGCGGCGGGGGCGGACGCCAGGCCATGATGGGCATGCTGAACGACACGGGCATCGCCCATCTGATCTACGGAGTCCAGGCCTGCGAGCCCCCCGCCTGCCGCGTGGGCCTCTTCGACGACACCGGCCGTGAGATCGAGCAGAAGCTCCACCCGGTCGAGTTCGCCTTCCAGCTCGGCGAGCCCGGCGACGCGTCGGACCTGACGTCGAGGAGCGAGCGGTGA